Proteins encoded together in one Solanum lycopersicum chromosome 7, SLM_r2.1 window:
- the LOC104648542 gene encoding uncharacterized protein, with protein sequence MCCGGRMCMLCVCLIAIVVAIGFLFGFGVFKNGFHKLKDTFHLADDCINAVASHCSSSRPFLGFPHPNATAPSPLN encoded by the coding sequence ATGTGTTGCGGAGGAAGAATGTGTATGCTGTGTGTATGCTTAATAGCAATTGTGGTGGCGATTGGTTTTTTGTTCGGATTTGGAGTTTTCAAAAATGGATTTCATAAATTGAAGGATACTTTTCATCTCGCTGATGATTGTATCAATGCTGTTGCATCTCACTGTTCTTCTTCAAGGCCTTTTCTAGGTTTTCCTCATCCTAATGCGACTGCTCCTTCGCCATTGAATTAG